Proteins encoded together in one Vigna angularis cultivar LongXiaoDou No.4 chromosome 5, ASM1680809v1, whole genome shotgun sequence window:
- the LOC108319581 gene encoding transcription factor PCL1: MGEEVKTGEYDEERVMEWELGLPTANDLTPLSQPLIPPELATAFSICPEPHRTALDVNRASRNTLSTLRGGGSVHQAFSSSNNHQHHEEDEEEEDEDTDRDGSGSDSRKHRKIECVAEEADSAVRTENSAERTAVKRPRLVWTPQLHKRFVDVVAHLGIKNAVPKTIMQLMNVEGLTRENVASHLQKYRLYLKRMQGLSNEGPSSSDQLFASTPVPQSLHDSAPPSAHSHGQSHGHANAHLPVPMMSMPYPPPMMSMLVLGTPHAHGHMGIPMPTSSATSAYHPYNMLHQRDWTHLAPNDK, encoded by the coding sequence ATGGGGGAAGAGGTGAAGACGGGCGAGTACGACGAAGAGCGGGTCATGGAGTGGGAACTGGGTCTCCCCACCGCCAACGATCTCACGCCTCTCTCTCAGCCGCTGATTCCGCCGGAGCTCGCCACAGCATTCAGCATATGTCCGGAGCCCCACCGCACCGCCCTAGACGTCAACCGGGCCTCACGCAACACGCTCTCCACGCTGCGCGGCGGTGGGAGCGTGCACCAGGCCTTCTCCTCCTCCAACAACCACCAACACCacgaggaggacgaggaggaggaggacgaggacaCCGATCGCGACGGCTCGGGGTCGGATTCTCGGAAGCATCGGAAGATCGAGTGCGTGGCGGAGGAGGCGGACTCGGCGGTGCGGACGGAGAACTCGGCGGAGCGGACAGCAGTGAAGCGGCCGCGGCTGGTGTGGACCCCGCAGCTGCACAAGCGGTTCGTCGACGTGGTGGCTCACCTTGGGATCAAGAACGCGGTGCCGAAGACGATTATGCAGTTGATGAACGTGGAAGGGTTGACCCGCGAGAATGTGGCGAGTCATCTTCAGAAGTATCGGCTTTACCTGAAGCGGATGCAGGGTCTCTCCAACGAAGGTCCTTCTTCATCGGATCAGTTATTCGCTTCCACACCCGTGCCTCAGAGTTTGCACGACTCTGCTCCTCCCAGTGCCCATTCCCATGGTCAATCCCATGGCCATGCCAATGCTCATCTTCCTGTTCCCATGATGTCCATGCCCTATCCCCCTCCCATGATGTCCATGCTTGTCCTCGGCACGCCCCATGCCCATGGCCACATGGGAATCCCTATGCCTACTTCATCCGCCACCTCAGCTTACCATCCTTACAACATGCTGCACCAAAGGGATTGGACTCACCTTGCTCCCAATGATAAATGA